In the genome of Neodiprion pinetum isolate iyNeoPine1 chromosome 2, iyNeoPine1.2, whole genome shotgun sequence, one region contains:
- the LOC124211342 gene encoding ornithine decarboxylase 1 — translation MKVTNCDERIHVLDSSADVMTVIRDISNSGVQEEAFYVLDIGDIVRKHQIWKEKLPRVEPYYAVKCNDNLTVLEVLAALGVGFDCASKSEINKVLGIGIDSSRIIFANPTKPASHIRHASAMGVDTMTADNESELHKIKKLHPVAKVVIRIRCDAEVAQCLLGMKFGCDPTHEAPKLLHIARMLGLNVVGISFHVGSGCQDPPVFQRAIRHARVLFNLALDLGFKPYLLDLGGGYPGATGTSIDKIAEVINEALMECFPTEDVHVIAEPGRFYVASAFTLATSIHSKRYVRQDPTSPNTVTHVMYYINDGVYGSFNCLLYDHQRVTPLPLKKACGKMIQSSIWGPTCDGLDQVVENVLLQDMDLGEWIIFENMGAYTLPVASQFNGFPVPKVHVVADESVWLLLKDAFPLTEDHFVIGNTPATLRLGLDIGGTNMDTWNNSGIDLAPPEMLAASPVATASFLYDYVDVDRID, via the exons ATGAAGGTCACCAATTGTGACGAACGCATTCACGTTCTGGACAGTTCTGCTGATGTTATGACTGTTATCAGAGACATCAGCAATAGTGGTGTGCAAGAAGAAGCCTTTTATGTACTCGACATCGGAGACATCGTTCGCAAGCATCAAATTTGGAAAGAAAAGTTGCCTCGAGTTGAGCCATACTATG CTGTAAAATGCAACGATAACCTCACAGTTCTTGAAGTACTCGCCGCCCTTGGTGTTGGATTTGATTGTGCATCAAAG TCTGAGATCAACAAGGTTTTGGGTATTGGCATTGACTCCTCTCGAATCATTTTTGCCAATCCGACCAAACCTGCCTCTCATATTCGTCATGCTTCAGCAATGGGTGTTGATACCATGACTGCTGATAACGAGAGTGAACTTCATAAGATTAAAAAGCTGCATCCAGTTGCTAAG GTGGTGATCCGTATCCGCTGCGATGCTGAAGTTGCACAATGCCTGTTAGGTATGAAATTTGGCTGCGATCCAACTCACGAAGCTCCAAAGCTTCTTCATATCGCCCGCATGCTGGGACTGAATGTGGTGGGAATCAGCTTTCATGTGGGATCCGGTTGTCAAGATCCTCCTGTTTTCCAGAGAGCCATACGTCACGCTAGGGTTCTCTTCAATTTGGCTTTGGATCTTGGCTTCAAGCCGTATTTACTTGATCTTGGAGGTGGTTATCCAGGAGCCACAGGAACTTCCATCGACAAAATTGCTGAAGTCATAAATGAGGCATTAATGGAATGCTTCCCAA CTGAAGATGTCCACGTCATCGCTGAACCTGGTCGCTTCTACGTGGCTTCTGCTTTTACTCTGGCAACAAGTATCCATAGCAAGCGATATGTGCGCCAAGATCCAACATCACCAAATACCGTCACACATGTAATGTATTACATCAATGATGGGGTTTACGGTTCTTTCAACTGCCTTCTGTACGATCATCAACGTGTCACTCCTCTTCCACTCAAG AAAGCCTGCGGAAAGATGATTCAGTCAAGTATTTGGGGACCAACATGTGATGGCCTTGACCAAGttgttgaaaatgttttactgCAAGATATGGATCTGGGAGAATggatcatttttgaaaatatgggTGCATATACTTTGCCTGTCGCATCTCAGTTTAATGGATTTCCTGTGCCTAAGGTCCATGTTGTTGCAGATGAAAGCGTTTG GCTCCTGCTTAAGGATGCGTTTCCTCTCACCGAAGATCATTTTGTTATTGGCAACACACCGGCTACTTTGCGACTTGGTCTTGATATTGGTGGCACAAATATGGATACCTGGAACAATTCCGGGATCGACTTGGCTCCACCAGAAATGTTGGCTGCATCCCCTGTTGCTACAGCTTCCTTCTTATACGATTACGTCGACGTCGAtagaattgattaa